In Propionimicrobium sp. PCR01-08-3, one DNA window encodes the following:
- a CDS encoding family 65 glycosyl hydrolase domain-containing protein: MTQRVFAVEPWAISARTLNDADMALMESMTSTGNGHMGMRGNFEEGYSGSTHQGTYLAGVWYPDRTRVGWWKNGYPEYFGKSVNAMNIIAIPIRINGEQVDLYRGTPGNFNVRLDLRNGLLTRSFDYHVDNAQVHVEFERFLSLATPELCLQKVRISVVSGSAAIELSPQIDGDVYNVESNYNERFWDVVWRCGGKHPALSMRTKPNLFGTPQFTVTGGMALHAEGLNLSGEIDDPLRVGCRLNSNLGAGESVCLNKTVAVVTSRDLAPDQHAEAVARLLGDAATRGYESHKATHTALWEKRWSRAAVLIEGDDEAQQGIAFSLFQLFSTYYGEDERLNIGPKGFTGEKYGGATYWDTEIYLLPLYLAVADPLVSRSLLTYRHNQLPQARTNAGRQGLPGALYPMVTFDGLECHNEWEITFEEIHRNGAIAYAIANYTRYTGDRSYLDGPGIEVLTQISRFWAGRVHYSKRARAFMIHGVTGPNEYENNVNNNWYTNYLAAWVLGYTCDVLDELPDRASELGISDTEREHWRTISATMYLPADPELGVQVQHDTFLDKDLRTVDTLDPAERPLNKHWSWDKILRSCFIKQADVLQGIYLFEDGFSPDEIKRNFDFYEPMTVHESSLSASIHSVIASAIGERGKAVELYRRTARLDLDNYNDDTDDGLHITSMSGGWLAIVQGFAGMRVRDDRLGFRPFCPDGWTRYSFTIGFRDRLIAVQVSGEDVQLKLLSGDPLDVDLFGRTHRLDDQIVVPLAG, from the coding sequence ATGACGCAGCGGGTGTTCGCGGTAGAGCCCTGGGCGATTTCGGCGCGGACGCTGAATGACGCCGACATGGCGCTGATGGAATCCATGACGTCGACCGGAAACGGCCACATGGGCATGCGTGGAAACTTCGAAGAGGGCTATTCGGGCAGCACGCATCAGGGCACCTATCTCGCCGGCGTCTGGTATCCCGACCGAACCCGCGTGGGTTGGTGGAAAAACGGCTATCCGGAGTACTTCGGAAAATCGGTGAATGCCATGAACATCATCGCCATTCCGATCCGGATCAATGGCGAGCAGGTCGATCTGTATCGCGGGACCCCGGGAAACTTCAATGTCCGCCTCGATCTGCGTAACGGGCTGCTGACGAGGTCATTCGACTATCACGTCGACAACGCTCAGGTGCATGTGGAGTTCGAGCGATTCTTGTCACTGGCAACCCCTGAACTGTGTCTTCAAAAGGTCCGAATCTCCGTGGTCTCCGGGAGCGCTGCGATTGAGTTATCTCCCCAGATCGACGGCGACGTCTACAACGTGGAATCGAACTACAACGAACGCTTCTGGGATGTCGTGTGGCGCTGCGGTGGCAAGCACCCGGCCCTCTCGATGCGGACGAAACCTAATCTGTTCGGTACCCCGCAATTCACGGTGACCGGCGGCATGGCGCTTCATGCCGAGGGGCTGAATCTCAGTGGCGAAATCGACGACCCGCTGCGGGTGGGATGCCGACTCAACAGTAATCTCGGCGCCGGAGAATCGGTTTGCCTGAACAAGACCGTGGCAGTGGTCACCTCACGTGACCTCGCCCCGGATCAGCACGCCGAGGCGGTGGCAAGACTGCTCGGTGATGCTGCCACCCGGGGGTACGAATCGCACAAGGCAACTCATACCGCGCTATGGGAAAAGCGTTGGTCGCGAGCCGCCGTGCTGATCGAAGGCGATGACGAGGCACAACAGGGCATCGCGTTCAGTCTCTTCCAGCTGTTCTCCACCTACTACGGGGAGGATGAGCGGCTCAACATCGGGCCGAAGGGGTTCACCGGAGAAAAGTACGGAGGCGCGACCTACTGGGACACCGAGATCTATCTCCTGCCGTTGTATCTGGCCGTCGCCGATCCGTTGGTCTCGAGGTCGCTGCTGACCTATCGGCACAATCAGCTCCCGCAGGCCCGCACCAACGCTGGGCGCCAGGGGCTGCCTGGGGCCTTGTACCCGATGGTCACCTTCGATGGGCTGGAATGTCACAACGAATGGGAGATCACCTTCGAAGAAATTCACCGCAATGGTGCGATCGCCTATGCCATCGCCAACTACACGCGCTACACCGGTGACCGTTCCTACCTCGACGGCCCCGGCATCGAGGTGCTGACCCAGATCAGCCGATTCTGGGCGGGCCGGGTGCATTATTCGAAGCGTGCCCGGGCATTCATGATTCACGGGGTGACCGGCCCGAACGAGTACGAGAACAATGTCAACAACAACTGGTACACGAACTATCTGGCAGCCTGGGTGCTCGGCTATACCTGCGATGTGCTGGACGAACTACCCGACCGCGCGTCCGAACTCGGCATCAGCGACACCGAGCGCGAACACTGGCGCACGATTTCTGCCACCATGTACCTGCCGGCAGATCCCGAACTCGGTGTTCAAGTGCAGCACGACACGTTCCTCGACAAGGATCTGCGTACCGTCGACACGCTTGACCCGGCTGAGCGACCACTCAACAAGCACTGGTCATGGGACAAGATTCTGCGGTCGTGTTTCATCAAGCAGGCCGATGTGCTGCAAGGGATCTACCTGTTCGAGGATGGGTTTAGCCCGGACGAGATCAAGCGCAATTTCGACTTCTATGAGCCGATGACGGTGCACGAGTCATCGCTGTCGGCATCGATCCATTCGGTCATCGCCTCAGCCATCGGCGAGCGAGGCAAGGCCGTCGAACTCTACCGACGCACCGCCCGGCTCGACCTCGACAATTACAACGACGACACCGACGACGGTTTGCACATCACGTCGATGAGCGGCGGTTGGCTGGCCATCGTCCAGGGATTCGCGGGCATGAGGGTTCGGGACGACAGACTGGGTTTTCGTCCGTTCTGCCCCGACGGCTGGACCCGCTATTCCTTCACCATCGGATTCAGGGATCGCCTCATTGCAGTGCAGGTTTCGGGCGAGGATGTGCAACTGAAGCTGCTGTCGGGAGACCCGCTCGACGTGGATCTGTTCGGCCGCACCCACCGGCTGGACGACCAGATCGTTGTCCCGCTCGCCGGCTGA